The nucleotide sequence TTAAACGCGCAAACTCACGTTGTTTAGGAGCTAAAGGCAAGCTATTTTGATTATATTTATAAACCTCTTCTTTAAACCAATCGTAAAGCTTTCTGTGGGGTTTAAACTCTAAAGAGCATAGTGAGTGCGAAATTTGCTCAATATAATCACTCTCACCGTGTGTCCAATCATACATTGGATATATACACCAATCATCTCCCGTACGATGATGTGTTTTTTTTAAAATACGGTACATTAATGGGTCTCGCATTAACATATTAGGATCTTCCATATCTATCTTTGCTCGCAAGACATGAGTTCCTTCATCAAACTCACCAGCTTTCATTCGTTGAAATAAATCTAAATTTTCTTCAACCGTACGATTTCTAAATGGGCTGTTTACTCCTACTTGAGTAGGAGTCCCTTTTTGTTCTGCTATCGCTTCGCTAGATTGTGAATCTACATATGCTTTTCCGTCTTTAATCAACTGAATCGTCCAATCATAAAGTATTTGAAAGTAATCTGAAGAATAACATTCTTTTGCCCATTGATATCCCATCCAGCTAATATCTCTCTTAATTGCATCTACATATTCTTGCTCTTCCTTAGCAGGATTCGTATCATCAAATCTTAAGTTAACAGGAGCGCTATATTTTTCACCCAAACCAAAACTAATTCCAATAGCTTTAGTATGTCCAATGTGTAAATAACCATTGGGTTCCGGCGGAAAACGAAAACGTAAATCATCTTTAGACATTCCGTTATTTAAGTCTTCTTCAATTATATGCTCTATAAAATTTAACGATTTAGCTCCTTCAGACATAATTAATAGTTGAGGCACAAAATTAGATAAATTTTAATTTATCTGTTTAAATTTATTGCTTTATATCTCTCAGGTGTTATATCAATATAATTATATCGTCTACATTTAATTAGTTATTAATGTTATTTCATATTTTTACATAAATTAACTTTCATTATGCAGACAAAATTTGTTATACTATTTGCTAGATTATTATTAGGTTTAATCTTGTTCTGGCAAGGGTTTGGAAAAGTATTTAATATAGGAGTAGAAAACCTTTACAATGGTGGTTTTAAAGGATATGAAGAAACTTTTTTACCAACATTTATAATAAAATTTACAGCTTATTTTACTTCTTATGGAGAATTTATTTTCGGAGCTTTATTATTACTAGGTCTATTTAGAAAATATACTTATTATGGTATTGGGTTAATTTTATTAATTGTCTCGTTTGGTCACGGATTACAAGCACCTATTTGGGATACACAACATGTACTTGTTCGCAGTATATTTTTAATATTTATTGCAATGACATTTGATAAAGATACTCTTGCTTTAGATCATTTTACGAAGAAAGATTAATTTAAATGGGGATTATTAAAGTTGAAAACATTCGTGTGTATGCTTATCACGGTTGTTTAAGAGAAGAAACTGCAATAGGAAGTGATTATCGTGTTGATTTGGAGGTAAAAGCTGATTTAAAACGTTCAAGTATTTCTGATGATTTAAATGATACTGTAGATTATGTACTTTTAAATGCAATTGTAAAAGACGAGATGGCAATTGCTTCAAAGCTATTAGAAACTGTTGCTAAACGTATATTAGATCGTATATTTAGTGAAGCTCCTTTAGTTACAAAAGCGGTTGTAAATGTCTCTAAATTAAACCCTCCTATTGGTGGTGATGTAGAGATGGTAACTATAAAATTATCTCAAAGGCGAAAAAAATTACAGTAGTTAGCGTAAAGTCTTTATTTTTTTTACATTTGCATCCCTGTTATGGCGCCTTGGCCGAGTGGCTAGGCAGAGGTCTGCAAAACCTTCTACAGCGGTTCGAATCCGCTAGGCGCCTCAAAAGCTCTCAAAAAATATTTTGAGAGCTTTTTTATCAATTAATAAATACATAACCTATATAGTATTAATTACGTTAAAATTGATATCCTATTAAATTATAATAATTATATAATATCAAACAGGTAATCATAGCTATGATTACTAATGTAAAGTGCGTTTTTCCCAAAAGGCTAATAGATTTATTTTTGAAAAATCTTGGAATCCTATATAATCCAAATAAGAAAACAATAAACCCTATTAATGGAAAAGTAAAATAAATCCAAAAAGTTAATGGAACTCCATATTTTAAAGTAATTCCTTGCGTTGTAGCGGCTAATAGGATAAAAAAGATAAGCAAACAAAATCCGGCTATTCCAATTATTAATTTAGTCTTAAATTCACTTTTGTTATAGTCTTTTTTGCGACGAATATATTGAATTATCCAACCAATTATAGCTGTTAAAAGTATTATAAATGAGGTTATTAATAGTATAAAATGAATTGATGGTACCTCATACCACTTTAGTTTCTTATAAGTGGCATATCCAGTTGAATAATAAGTATCGTTTTCATCAACAACAAACGTGATTAAGAAATCGTCTGTTTCTCTTTTGAAAAGAAAGTTGTCTGTTTCTTTGTATTTTTTTCCGTTTATTAAAAGCGTACGACCTTCAATCGTAACTTTATATACATCTCCAAATAAATAAGTCAAACGATCAATGGATGATTGACCATCGTTAGTATATTGATATGTACCACTCAAATCCTTGAGATCGTTAGTAGAAACAAAATCTTTCGGAGGTGACTTTACTTGTTCTTGGTTTTTATTCAAAACATCAAGTATATAATCTCTAATTTGCCATTTAAGGTTATTCGCCACATTGTTGTTTGAAGCGAAAAAAAAAGCCAAATCTTTTTCAGGTATCATCATTAATATACTTTCAATTCCAGTATCATCTCCTGCATGATAATTATATGTCAGCCCATTTGCAGACATAACTCTCCATACCCAACCTTGCTTTCTATCCATTAGTTTATGGTATTGGAAATGTGGAGTTAACATGTCCTTAATTGTTTCGGGTTTTAAAATTTGTGTTCCATTAATAACACCTTGATTTAAGTACATTTGCATAAAGTTAGACATGTCGTTTGCAGTAGTTATTAATCCTCCAGCTCCGATTTGATTAGTGTATTTTATTCCATACGACCCATCGAGATATAATTGATTATTACCGTCTTCCTTCCACTTATAACGGTTCATTAAGTTATTAACCATTTCTTCTTTCAGATTGAAACCAGAATTTGTCATTTTTAATGGGTCAAATAAATTCTTTTGCAAATACGCGTTAAATGAAATTCCGGAAACGGTTTCGATAATTAGAGCCAAAAGAGCCATTCCATGGTTAGAATAATTAAAATACTTGCCAGGCTCCCATACAATTGGTGGAAGTCGTTTTTTAAGGTGTTTTTTTAATGAATTTAGGTTTTCTTTACTACTCGCTTCACTTCCAATAGAAGAGTCATCAAAACCAGCAGTATGAGTTAAAATATGGCGAACTAGAACTCGTTGGTCAAATGGGTTTTCAATTTTTATATCACCAATCAATTCTTTCACAGGTTGATTAATGTCTATCTTTCCTTGCTCGATCAATTGGAATGCAGCAGTAACTGTAATTAGTTTAGATACTGAAGCCACAAAAACATTAGTTTTCTGAACATCAAATAATTGATTATTTTGAACATTAGCAAGACCATAACCTTTTTTTAAAAGGATTGAATCTGAAGAAACAATACTTATAATACCTCCTTGTATTCCCTCTTTTTTTGTCATAGATTCTTGAAATAGAGAATCTATTTTAGACTCAAGATTTAACCATAAATCAGCTGGCTGAATTGAGATAGTTTTTTCTGAATTTTTGATTCCGTTTTTTGCTTCTTGTCCATAAGAAAGCTGTAATAGGCAAAATAAAATTATTAGTATTTGAATAAACCTCATCATTAAAATGCATTATTGTTATTTTAATGATGAGACGTTCTGTTTTAAAGGGAGGTTACGAAATTATTAATTTATAAAGTTCTAAAAAGCATTATTTTATGAGTTTTTTTATTTTAATGCTGTGTTTTTGTCTACTATTAATTTATTAGTTAATTTTTCTCCGTTAATAAACTTTGAAGCAATAGAAAAGAAACTATCCGAAGCAAATAATGCAATAAAGTGAGGTGCATCTTCCACACTCATAAAAACTATTTCTTTACTATTCTCAGATAATTTTTTAAAATGACGAACTGCTCCCTCATAATGAGTTTTAGGGTCTAATGTTCCGTTTATAATTAGTGTTGGAGGCATGTTTTTAGGTGCTTTTCCAAAGAAAACATCCTTCTTATATGTTGGCATTCTGTTTTCTGCCATTAAACTTGGTAAAGGGCTCTTAAATAATAAATCTTTAGACTCTAAAGCCACATCACTCTTTTTAATTTCTGGCCTTAAATTATTTTCTGATGCTGTAATAATTTGAACTAAAGGAATTGAATTTGATGAGGTTTTATATTTACTATAAGATGTATAAAATTCTGTGATTTCTGCAATTGCATTATTTAATGGTTCAATATTCTCTTTAGATAATTCTTTTATTATTTCTGGTATTTTATTTCTCACTTTAGGAAGATCTAACATCATTCCAAAAATTATAGATAATTCTTGTCTCGGTAATTTTTTCGAAAAAATAGTGTCTTTATGTGTTCTTTTAATAATACTTTGCAACTGAGAAGTTAAAGAGGTTGCAGAATTAGGCTCTAACTTATTCAAAGATTCTATAACAGAAAGACCAACATCATTTATTACAAAAGACCTTTGACTTAAATCGTAATCAACATCATCTTGTAAAGGAATTAACGAATCTAAAATTATTCCATCAATCTTTGTTGAATTAAGTTGTAGTAATCTAAGTACCAATTGTGTTCCATAAGACACTCCATAAACATAACGCTTTCCTTTTCCGCTTAAATCGTTTATTAATTTACTAAGGTCTTTAGCTCCATTTGTAATAGAAAAAGCTTGTACATATTCTTGGTTGCTATACATTTGCTCAAAACAAGACCCCCACTCTTCATTAACCAAAGCTATGCTCCCTTTAGAGTTTACATCTTCTTCATTAGGGCATATTTTTGCTGACAATCCCGTTCCTCTATGGTCAGGGACAAAAATATCTAAATGAGGAAACTGTTTAGAGAACTTTTCAATTAAAGCATACATACTTGCTCCAGATTCTCCTGGGCCTCCAGGAATTAACCAAAGTGAGCCCTTCCTATCTTTTAGTGAAGGGAACTTTCTAACAAATAAATCTATTGTCTCGTTCTTATCTGACTGATGGTATAATGGCGTTTTTACTGTTGCACATAAAGATAACTTAAGCTCATCAAATTCATTTTGATCTGAGCATTTAGAAAATTGAGCATTAACTATTGATGTAAAAAATAATATTAATAATACAATTTTGGGTCTTAACATTGTTATTTTTTTAAGTAGAGTTAATAGATTAATTCTTGTTATTTATAGATGAAAAATTCTTACAAATAGTTGCCTACAAATATTGAAAAAAATCTAAGGTTTATCTAATTTTATATAAAAGCTTTTCTTGATTATTCATACTTCTCTTTAAGAATAACTTTTTTCCCAATCTTTCCATACAACTTCATAGCCTTGAGATTGTAGCATTTTTTGTATTTCTGATGTAGATCGCTCGTCGGAAATTTCAAATTGCTCTAAGGATTCAGGTGCTACACTATATCCACCTGGATTTGTTTTAGATTCAGCACTAATAGAAGTAATCCCAAGATTAACAATATTATTCCTAAACTTTTCGCTTTCACGAGTTGATATAGAGAGCTCAACATCTTCATCTAGTAATCTGTATGCGCATATAAGTTGCACTAGGTCTGAGTCTGTCATTTCTACTTTTGGTTCTATATTGCCTTGATGAGGTCTTAATCTTGGAAATGAAATCGAATATTTTGTTTTCCAATAATGCTTTTGTAAGTATTTTAAATGTAATGCAGTATAAAAGCTATCTACTCTCCAATCTTCTAATCCAAATAAAGCGCCTAGTCCAATTTTATGAATTCCTGCTTTACCTAATCTATCAGGAGTATCTAATCGATAATCAAAATTTGATTTTTTGCCTTTAGGGTGGTGCATTTTATAGGTAGCTTTATGATACGTTTCCTGATAAACTAATACAGCAAATAATCCTTCTTTAATCAAATCTTCATATTCATCTTGATCTAGAGGTTGAACTTCGATGCTAATATTAGAAAAATGCTCACGAATTAAATTAATTGCGTGTTTTAAATAAGAAACTCCAACCGCTCTATTTGCTTCTCCTGTAACTAAGAGAATATGGTCATATCCAAGCTTTTTAATATGTGCTACTTCTTCTAAAATTTCTTTATCCGAAAGTGTTTTTCTTTTGATTTTATTTGTCATACTAAATCCACAGTATGTACAAATATTTTGGCATTCGTTAGAAAGATACATTGGGATATACATTTGAATTGTATTTCCAAAGCGTTTTTTTGTAAGCACATTGCTTCGTTGAGCCATTTGCTCAATAAAAGGTTTTGCAGAAGGAGAGATTAAAACTTTGAAATCTTCTAACGTAATTTTATCTTTAGACAATACACGCTTAACATCTTTAGAAGAAAAATCATAAATTTCTTTTTCTAAAGCATCCCAATCGTATAAATCAAAAGTATTTTTAAAACTACTCATCTAAAAAAGAAGTTAAAGGGCTACTCGCTTCTGCGTATTGTTTTATTGGAGCCAATTTTGCATTGTAAGCCATTCTCCCAGCTTGAACAGCCATTTTAAATGCAATACCCATTTTTACTGGATTCTGTGATACAGCTATCGCTGTATTTACCAATACGGCATCAGCACCTAACTCCATAGCATAAGCTGCATGAGATGGTGCGCCAATACCTGCATCAACAATAACAGGGATATTGCTTTGTTCTATAATAATTTCTAAAAATTCTTTTGTTTTTAATCCTTTGTTACTCCCAATAGGAGCTCCCAAGGGCATTACACATTGTACGCCAACATCTTCCAATCTTTTACATAAAACTGGATCTGCATGAATGTAAGGCATTACAATAAAACCTTGTTTTACTAATTCTTGAGCAGCTTTTAATGTTTCAATAGGATCTGGTAATAAAAATTTAGGGTCTGGGTGTATTTCTAATTTCACCCAATTTGTTGCTAAAGCTTCTCTAGCTAATTCGGCAGCAAATATGGCTTCTTTAGCTGTTCTTACTCCAGAAGTATTTGGTAATAAATTAATGTGGTTTTCACTGAGGTGAGCCAACATATTATCAGATTTATTATTTATATCTACTCTTTTTAAAGCAACAGTAACCAATTCGCTTTCTGAAGCAACAATTGCTTCACGCATTGTTTGTGAACTATTAAACTTTCCTGTTCCAGTAAATAATCTAGAATTAAAAGTTTTATCTGCTATTTTAAGTATATCTGTCATTATATTTTATTTTGATTTGGTCTCCAAATTTGTTCTTGCCAAGAAGGATATTGTAATAGTTTTTTAAGCTGGCTAATTTTATTAAAATCTTTAGTAATTTCTCCTGAAGCTGCTATACCAAAAACTCCTGTCTCTAAAATTTTAGGAACATCATTTAGAGTAATTCCACCAATAGCAATAATTGGAGTATCTGTTTTTAATTCTTCCAACATAGTTAAGTAACCATTATACCCAATTATTGAACTCAAGTTATCTTTTGTGGTTGTAAAACGATAAGGGCCTAGGCCTATATAGTCTACTTTTTTATTTATTAAAACCTTACAATCTTGTATCGTATTTGCAGTTCCTCCAATAAAATAGAATTCTCCTAAATATTTCCTAGCTACTAAGGGGCAAGTATCATTTTTTCCTAAATGAACTCCATCTGCTTTTACCCGTTTAGTAATCTTATAATAATCATTAATGATTAACCTTGTTTGAAAATGGCTAGTGACTTCTCTAGCTTCTTCTGCAGCTTTTAAAATTTCTTTATTAGTTGCATTTTTAAGTCGTAATTGTACCAATTCAACACCAGAGGTACAAGCATTTTGAATATTGCTCAAATGTGCTTCAATAGTATCTCCTTGTGATATGTAATGTAGCGAAGGTAATTGCATCAATTTATTGGTGTATGACTCCCTAAAAGAGTAGTGTTTGAACTTAAAAATTTCTCTATATAATTTTTTGCTAGCTGTGCAGCATCTTCAATACTAAAACCTAGTGCTAAGTTACTTGCTATAGCAGATGATAAAACACAGCCACTACCATGTTTTGGAGAAGCATCTTTTTTTTTCGGTTCGATATTTAATTGCACAATCTTGTTGTAATACAATTGATCTAAACCTATAGTATCTGTGCGATGTCCTCCTTTTAAATAAAGATTTGTTTTACTACTAATATGTTCTATTGTTTCCTCAATTGATTTTTTAGGATATAGGTTTTGAATTTCTTCATAATTTGGAGTTATTAAATAAACTTTATCTAAAATGGTATTCAATACATTTAAATCATCTCCATTATGAAAATTAAAGCCAGTACTTGCTTTTAGTATCGGGTCCAATACGATTTTAATTCTAGAGTTTAATACTTTTAACTTATTGATTATCATTAAAAGTGAAGTCCAATTTTGAACAACACCAATTTTAACAACCTCAATATCAAACCGTTCAAATAAAACTTCTATTTGATGTAATATTATTTCAGTATCTACCCAATGAGAATCTATAAAATCTACATCGTTTTGAACTGTTACTGTAGTGCATACTGATAAACCATATAAGCCATAAGCTTGAAAAGTTTTTATATCTGAAGTTAACCCTGCGCCGCTTGAAGGGTCAAAACCAGCAATTGAAAGTATGTACTGATGTGTATCCAATTAAATATTGCTTCTTTTTTTAGTAAAATAGTTTTTCATGGTTTTAAAATTGGCAATAGGAGCAGAACTATTCCAAATTCCTCCTAAAACACCCACACCTTGAAATCCTAATTTTGTATATTCTGACAGGTTTTGTATTGTAACCCCTCCCATTCCTATAATTTTCTTATCAATACCATTTACATTAAAACCTTTTCCTCTGTATCCTTCTTTAGAAATAGAGGAAAAAACGGGGCTCAATAAATGATAATCAAACTCAAAATCGCATTTAACTAATTCTTCAGGTTTATGAAAAGAGCTACTAATCGTTTTACCAAACATATTTAATTCTTTAAAATAATTGCTAGGAATATCTAGATAATCACGTCTCTTTTGTTCTTGAAAATGTATTCCTTTTAGATTATATTCATTGATTAGCTCATGAAAAAAATGTACTATAATTCTATTGTGATATTTTGAGTCGATTTGATTTAAATATTCACAATGTTCTTCATAACTTTTCTCTGGTTTCCTTAGATGATAGAATTCTAAACCTGCTTCAAAAAGTCGATCTAGAATTTCTATTTCATCTTTAATATCTTTTTCGGGAGCTATAAGTACAATCATTATTTATAAATATACTTCTGATCCTTTTTCTTTAAACTCACGAGATTTTTCTTCCATTCCTTTTTGAATAACTTCATCATTAATAATCTCATTTTTAGCGGCAAAATCTCTTACTTCCTGAGAAATTTTCATCGAACAGAATTTTGGTCCACACATCGAACAAAAATGAGCGATTTTTGCACCATCTGCTGGTAATGTTTCGTCGTGATATTCCCTTGCTAGTTCTGGATCCAAACCTAAATTAAACTGATCTTCCCATCGAAACTCAAAACGAGCCTTGCTTAATGCATTATCTCTATGTTGTGAACCTGGATGACCTTTTGCTAAATCTGCAGCATGTGCAGCAAGTTTATAGGTAACTACTCCAGTACGTACATCATCTTTATTAGGCAATCCTAAATGTTCTTTTGGGGTTACATAGCATAGCATTGCACAACCATACCAACCAATCATCGCAGCACCAATACCTGATGTAATATGATCGTATCCAGGAGCAATATCTGTAGTTAAAGGGCCTAATGTATAAAATGGCGCTTCATCACAGACTTCAATTTGCTTTTCCATATTTTCTTTAATCATATGCATTGGTACATGGCCTGGTCCTTCTATAAAACATTGCACTTCATGCTTGCGAGCAATTTGTGTTAGCTCTCCTAAGGTTTCTAATTCTGCAAATTGAGCTTCATCATTAGCATCGGCTACAGAACCTGGTCGCAATCCATCCCCAAGAGAAAAAGCGACATCATACGATTTTAAAATTTCACATATATCTTCAAAATGTGTATATAAAAAACTTTCTTTATGATGTGCCAAACACCATTTAGCCATAATAGAACCTCCGCGAGAAACGATTCCTGTTACTCGTTTTGCAGTCATTGGTACATATCTTAACAATACTCCTGCATGAATGGTAAAATAATCTACTCCTTGTTCTGCTTGTTCTATTAATGTGTCACGAAAAATTTCCCATGTAAGATCTTCAGCAACACCGTTCACTTTCTCTAAAGCCTGGTAAATAGGAACGGTACCTACAGGTACTGGAGAATTACGTATAATCCATTCTCGTGTTTCGTGAATATTTTGCCCTGTAGATAAATCCATAATATTATCAGCTCCCCAGCGACAAGCCCAAACTGCTTTCTCAACCTCTTCTTCGATAGAAGATGTAGTTGCTGAGTTTCCAATATTAGCATTTATTTTCACTAAGAAGTTTCGACCTAAAATCATAGGTTCTGCTTCTGGATGATTAATATTTGAAGGAATTACTGCGCGACCTCTAGCAACTTCAGAACGTACAAATTCTGGAGTGATTTTTTCTGGAATAGAGGCTCCAAAATGTTCTCCTTTATGTTGCTTTTTTATTTGAATCATCTCATCAATTCGTTGATTTTCACGAATAGAAATATATTCCATTTCTGGAGTTATAATTCCTTTTTTAGCATAATGTAATTGTGTTACGTTTTCTCCTTTTTTTGCGCGTAATGGTTTTTTTAAATGTTCAAAACGCATATGGTCTAAGCGTTTATCATTTAAACGTTCATTGCAATATTGAGATGTAAATTCATCTAGTTGTTCTACATTATTACGTTCTAAAATCCACTGTTCACGAATTCTTTCTATACCTTTATGTACATCAATTTCTTTATTTGGATCTGTATAAGGGCCAGAAGTATCATATACAGTTACAGGTTCATTCGGTATTAATTTTCCTGATATGGAATCTTTAGTATCGCTCAGGGAGATTTCACGCATAGCTACTTTTATTTCTGGGTGAATTTTTCCGGATACGTAAATCTTTTTTGAATTAGGAAAAGGTTGTCTAGAAATTTTTCCTTGCTTTGGTGCTGTGTCCTTATTTTTCATTTTTAAGTGTATGAAATATTATTATTTTACTTGTTAGATACTACTCTCTAACCTCCCTGTGTTGCTTGAATTATTAAAATGTTATCTTTATTAGAAAAACGATATTCTTTCCATTGTTCTTTAGGTATAATCTCTCGATTAACGGCAATGGCAATTCCATCAGAAGAAGAGTTAACCTGTTTTAATAATTGTAACAAATTATTATTTTCTTCAATATCTACAGGTACTTCATTTATGTAAATAGTTATCATTATATATAAATTTATAATTGTAACTATTAATAAAAAATACTTTTGAAATATGTATATTTAATCAAACACACATCATTATGAAAAAGAATGAACATATCTTAAAAATATGTTTTCAACTTTTCCCTTCGCCGGTACTAACCGCATCAGGTTCAAAGAGTATAATCTCAGTTCCTAAGCATAGGAACACCTCTAAAGTTACATAGCAAAAATATTGAAAAATATTTTTAATACATTCTTTTTCTGATATTATTACTCCTAATTAAAAATAGAGAAGGTTTATTGAAAAATATTTTTAATTATTCTCTCATAAGTTACATAGGGAAGCACATTTATATAATTAGAATAATTTATTCGCGTATGTCTTCAATAAAGTCAGTAGGGTTTAATTGATCTTTAGGTAAAAATCCTTTAGTAATTAGTACTAATCCACAAATTATTAAAATAACTCCTAATAACTTTTTTACTTTTAAAATACGATGTGGAGTTAATTTTCTTTTTAATTGTTTTGCTAGTAGTATTTTAAAAATATCTGTTACAAAATAAGAAAGAACCATTGTTCCAAAAAACACATAAAATCTATTGATATCATTTTCTAAAGTTGGTCCAATGACAATAATAATTCCTAGCCAAAAAACTAAAACACCTATGTTTATAAAATTAAGCAAGAATCCTTTTACAAATAGTCCTAAATAATTGGTTTTTTTAAATTCCAATTCACTTGCATTTTCAGTCCCTTTCCTTGTTTTTTTTAAAAAAATAATAACCCCATAAACTGTAATTATCATGCCTCCAAAAACAAATAAACCTGGTTGATTACTTAAGTTTTCAAGAAGTTGAAAACTACTAAAATATGCTATGCCTATAAAAAAAATATCAGCTAAAATAACTCCAAAATTAAAAGCTAGTGCAGCTCTAAAACCTTTTGTAGCACTGGTTTCTAGGAGTACAAAAAATACAGGGCCAATCATAAAGCTTAAAAAAAAGCCTAAGGGAATTGCTGTCTGTATATCGTCTAACATATGGTTATATAGTAATAATGCTGAATTAAAATTCAGCATTATTTTTTCATGATAAACAAATATAACAAAACAAGCAGTAAGTTTTACTTAAATAAAAAAGACTTTATATTAATTATTTCATCCTTTTTACTCGTCCTCCTATAATGCGGTTTTCTTTAATAGTTTTAGGGTCTCCGTATACATAAACATCTCCACCTGCTCTTATATTAACATCAACTAATTCTGTTGCATTTACTTCTGCTTCTCCGCCTGCTCTTATAGCTACTTTAACAGTTTCTGTTTTTACTTCTTTAGTTTTACTTACCCCTCCTGTATTAATAGATATATCTTGACGTTCTGCTTTCCCTTTTACTTCAACTATGCCTCCTGTTACAGCTTTAATATTTAAATATTTTACATTTACAGGTATTTCAATTTTTCCACCTTCTTGACTTTTTAAATCAACTTCATATTGTTTAATAACATCTTCAGAAAAAATAACTGCTCCTTCATTAGCATCAATAGTTTCAATATTTGTATAATATAATGCTACTGTTGTATTATTACCATCAAACTTTTCTTTAAGTTTCATTTTTATTTTAAGCTTTCCATTTTTGTTAATTACAACAACATCTTCGCTATTTTTTCCTGAAATAACTACTTTGTCTTCTTTTGATTTAATTAATTCTACTTCAATTAAATCATAGACTTTAACTTCGGTAAACTCTCCTATTGTTTTTTCTATATCATCGTTTTGAGCCACTAAAGAGGTTACAAATACAAGTGCTAGAATTGAAAATATATGTTTCATTTTTGTTCGTTTTTTATAGTTTTTTGTTCGTTTTGATACACTATAACAATAACTATTCCTTTTTTTATTTATTGTTGTATTAAGCTACTTTTACAGCTGTTCCTGTAACTGAGATAATTAGTGCAGTTGAATTTGCTATCGGCTCTATATCTATCTTGATT is from Flavobacteriaceae bacterium and encodes:
- the folB gene encoding dihydroneopterin aldolase, whose product is MGIIKVENIRVYAYHGCLREETAIGSDYRVDLEVKADLKRSSISDDLNDTVDYVLLNAIVKDEMAIASKLLETVAKRILDRIFSEAPLVTKAVVNVSKLNPPIGGDVEMVTIKLSQRRKKLQ
- the thiH gene encoding 2-iminoacetate synthase ThiH, with protein sequence MSSFKNTFDLYDWDALEKEIYDFSSKDVKRVLSKDKITLEDFKVLISPSAKPFIEQMAQRSNVLTKKRFGNTIQMYIPMYLSNECQNICTYCGFSMTNKIKRKTLSDKEILEEVAHIKKLGYDHILLVTGEANRAVGVSYLKHAINLIREHFSNISIEVQPLDQDEYEDLIKEGLFAVLVYQETYHKATYKMHHPKGKKSNFDYRLDTPDRLGKAGIHKIGLGALFGLEDWRVDSFYTALHLKYLQKHYWKTKYSISFPRLRPHQGNIEPKVEMTDSDLVQLICAYRLLDEDVELSISTRESEKFRNNIVNLGITSISAESKTNPGGYSVAPESLEQFEISDERSTSEIQKMLQSQGYEVVWKDWEKSYS
- a CDS encoding DoxX family membrane protein: MQTKFVILFARLLLGLILFWQGFGKVFNIGVENLYNGGFKGYEETFLPTFIIKFTAYFTSYGEFIFGALLLLGLFRKYTYYGIGLILLIVSFGHGLQAPIWDTQHVLVRSIFLIFIAMTFDKDTLALDHFTKKD
- a CDS encoding alpha/beta fold hydrolase, whose amino-acid sequence is MLRPKIVLLILFFTSIVNAQFSKCSDQNEFDELKLSLCATVKTPLYHQSDKNETIDLFVRKFPSLKDRKGSLWLIPGGPGESGASMYALIEKFSKQFPHLDIFVPDHRGTGLSAKICPNEEDVNSKGSIALVNEEWGSCFEQMYSNQEYVQAFSITNGAKDLSKLINDLSGKGKRYVYGVSYGTQLVLRLLQLNSTKIDGIILDSLIPLQDDVDYDLSQRSFVINDVGLSVIESLNKLEPNSATSLTSQLQSIIKRTHKDTIFSKKLPRQELSIIFGMMLDLPKVRNKIPEIIKELSKENIEPLNNAIAEITEFYTSYSKYKTSSNSIPLVQIITASENNLRPEIKKSDVALESKDLLFKSPLPSLMAENRMPTYKKDVFFGKAPKNMPPTLIINGTLDPKTHYEGAVRHFKKLSENSKEIVFMSVEDAPHFIALFASDSFFSIASKFINGEKLTNKLIVDKNTALK
- a CDS encoding class C beta-lactamase-related serine hydrolase; its protein translation is MMRFIQILIILFCLLQLSYGQEAKNGIKNSEKTISIQPADLWLNLESKIDSLFQESMTKKEGIQGGIISIVSSDSILLKKGYGLANVQNNQLFDVQKTNVFVASVSKLITVTAAFQLIEQGKIDINQPVKELIGDIKIENPFDQRVLVRHILTHTAGFDDSSIGSEASSKENLNSLKKHLKKRLPPIVWEPGKYFNYSNHGMALLALIIETVSGISFNAYLQKNLFDPLKMTNSGFNLKEEMVNNLMNRYKWKEDGNNQLYLDGSYGIKYTNQIGAGGLITTANDMSNFMQMYLNQGVINGTQILKPETIKDMLTPHFQYHKLMDRKQGWVWRVMSANGLTYNYHAGDDTGIESILMMIPEKDLAFFFASNNNVANNLKWQIRDYILDVLNKNQEQVKSPPKDFVSTNDLKDLSGTYQYTNDGQSSIDRLTYLFGDVYKVTIEGRTLLINGKKYKETDNFLFKRETDDFLITFVVDENDTYYSTGYATYKKLKWYEVPSIHFILLITSFIILLTAIIGWIIQYIRRKKDYNKSEFKTKLIIGIAGFCLLIFFILLAATTQGITLKYGVPLTFWIYFTFPLIGFIVFLFGLYRIPRFFKNKSISLLGKTHFTLVIIAMITCLILYNYYNLIGYQF
- the thiE gene encoding thiamine phosphate synthase gives rise to the protein MQLPSLHYISQGDTIEAHLSNIQNACTSGVELVQLRLKNATNKEILKAAEEAREVTSHFQTRLIINDYYKITKRVKADGVHLGKNDTCPLVARKYLGEFYFIGGTANTIQDCKVLINKKVDYIGLGPYRFTTTKDNLSSIIGYNGYLTMLEELKTDTPIIAIGGITLNDVPKILETGVFGIAASGEITKDFNKISQLKKLLQYPSWQEQIWRPNQNKI
- a CDS encoding thiazole synthase; this translates as MTDILKIADKTFNSRLFTGTGKFNSSQTMREAIVASESELVTVALKRVDINNKSDNMLAHLSENHINLLPNTSGVRTAKEAIFAAELAREALATNWVKLEIHPDPKFLLPDPIETLKAAQELVKQGFIVMPYIHADPVLCKRLEDVGVQCVMPLGAPIGSNKGLKTKEFLEIIIEQSNIPVIVDAGIGAPSHAAYAMELGADAVLVNTAIAVSQNPVKMGIAFKMAVQAGRMAYNAKLAPIKQYAEASSPLTSFLDE